Proteins found in one Paenibacillus dendritiformis genomic segment:
- a CDS encoding 5'-nucleotidase C-terminal domain-containing protein, giving the protein MVHRIWTKSIRVIVAAVLLLSSIAPAGWTAGTAAAAAKAVLTVADAIAKNNDGKSYTVEGYVVGFAISSTTFTRDSAKFNSDTNLVIADSAEETAEDRTLFVQIASPFRQEFGLQSNLGLIGSRIRVTGTLEEYFKPHRGVKSTTFMEKVTVTPPDQAASVTAIPPSGAVQAGTRVSLSSPTVTASVYYNLNGNSDKSEFIPYTQPIEITGPTTIKAYAKQDGLKDSDIAEFIYSVVTSSSIAEARGGNAGDTALVQGIVTYREDTGSGFSNLYIQDDTAGIVVRGQNITAEQGDKIEVQGRLELYNGLLQLNKEPGGSLRMVEPGLPLPAAKPITSADFAQEAGKQYEGQLVEVAAAAIDRSSGSTYYATDQLGAGIVIYAKNVPAALAVSRTYERIAGVLSYHSSYGYQLIPRAYADVVETELSVTASLPSGNVAKGSEIALSTPASGGVIYYTLDGTEPTQASARYAAPIAIQEDTTIKAIVVKDGAISAVYTFTYKVLKDTGHLLIHDIQGEGHRSPYADQAVTGVEGIVTFKRDKSNFYIQESNPDRYSKDGRASDAILVYHKDSPAKVGDQVKVAGVVKEYKEKTYSSNPVDLTTTEIAASSVDIISHDQDLPPPVVLGKDRMIPPSIITDGYQLTDAYYDPERNALDLYESLEGMRVMIENPDIIGPYKYEIPVSVRQEGSHPVVSPAGGLVLTEGSLNPQRVLVSLDYMTPKPNPVVKTGDRFTEPLIGVIAYSFSNYKLLPERLPEVESGKGKPAVTSIVADSEKLTIASFNVENYWNDPSTKGKEKTRKIGDVIVRNLKSPDIIGLMEVQDNNGDTDNGVVDASRNYDAIIGAIQAAGGPVYHYTDIDPEDKMDGGAPGGNIRVGFLYNPERVTLANSQQNAKGDAKTAVRYGPDGLTYNPGRIEPANEAFDSSRKPLAAEFLFRGERVLVIANHFNSKGGDHAPYGGIQPPQRSSEVQRAKQAALVHSFVSEVLTHNPQTNVVLIGDLNDFQFSDTLRVVAGNELFNLVDGLPEARRYSYIYEGNSQTLDHILADNKLAKRAELDIVHINADFMEAHGRVSDHDPLLAQLQFGKPDDEEFQLRLLHTNDTHAHLDSVPRRITAIKEARGGADHSLLLDAGDVFSGTLYFNKYEGLADLDFMNLVGYDAMTFGNHEFDAGPAKLANFIKQAKFPFVSSNIDFDKEPELQGMFQHEIGHPGAEASIYPAIILDVDGEKVGVFGLTTEDTAFLASPGEHIAFRNYAESARATVAMLREEGIDKIIALTHLGYEVDRALAESVEGIDIIIGGHSHTKLTEPAVIERADGERTLIVQTGEYGRYLGELDVTFDRNGALTDWSGKLTDIDAKDASGQYVFADDAEAAAKLAEYAGPLEEFKKQVIGKTKVFLDGERGSVRKQETNLGNLIADSMRAKVQRLLNETGVKGYVTIQNGGGIRASIQAGDITLGDLLTVMPFGNNLSAVKMTGEEIIAALENGVSGVETGQGRFPQVSGMRFYYDSTKKGETVDAVTGEVTQKGERIVKVQVKNDDGTYADIDPQGYYIVATNSFMADGGDFYRSMKQAKNDGRFYELNIVDYEVFIEHLDRIGIINAGVEGRITDLKGGKLPEEPGPNPNPNPGPGTGSGSGSSSSSDSPSNPSPTPSPKPAEDKPGTVTATPEKLAAIGGGAIVFEMPAGTGEVKFPSNTYGLLLQNKLEVKSEHISIEIPAELMKQLINKWTDNEKQGSVISLKLAPLAKEAANERIAKAERASGMKVRLSGDMYELGLMITLANGTTEKLTSFDQPVVLRLTADSGFKPRRAGIYAVSGSGTATQAEGDYDRVEMAALIREFGTYAILEMTKPFADLPSGHWAYGVIQELALKRIISGTSATKFEPARAITRAEFTALLAQALKLRGTGGKAFADVDADAWYAAPVAAAHEAGIVSGKSANRFDPAGAVTREEMAVMLVKAYEVKTGKKLAVNAKRTFSDADRISLWAVEHVNAAAGVGLMKGRATGRFVPGAEANRAEAAQAIYNLLIDN; this is encoded by the coding sequence ATGGTACATCGGATCTGGACAAAGTCAATCCGTGTCATTGTGGCGGCCGTATTGCTGCTGTCTTCGATCGCGCCAGCGGGATGGACCGCAGGAACGGCAGCCGCTGCAGCGAAGGCGGTGCTTACCGTCGCCGATGCGATCGCGAAGAACAATGACGGCAAGTCCTACACGGTGGAAGGGTATGTTGTCGGCTTTGCTATCAGCAGCACCACATTTACGCGGGATAGCGCGAAATTCAACTCCGATACGAATCTGGTCATCGCAGACAGCGCTGAGGAGACGGCAGAGGACAGAACGCTGTTCGTCCAAATCGCGTCTCCGTTCAGACAAGAGTTCGGCTTGCAATCGAATCTAGGCCTGATCGGTTCCCGAATTCGAGTCACCGGAACGCTGGAAGAGTATTTCAAGCCTCATCGCGGCGTCAAATCAACCACCTTCATGGAAAAGGTCACCGTCACGCCTCCGGATCAAGCGGCATCCGTAACCGCCATTCCGCCTTCCGGAGCGGTGCAGGCGGGGACGCGGGTGAGTCTCTCGTCGCCAACCGTGACCGCCTCCGTCTACTACAATCTGAACGGCAACTCCGATAAGTCCGAATTCATTCCATATACGCAGCCGATCGAGATTACTGGCCCGACGACCATCAAGGCCTATGCCAAGCAGGATGGGCTGAAGGACAGCGATATCGCCGAATTCATCTATTCGGTTGTAACGTCCTCCAGCATTGCAGAGGCAAGAGGGGGGAATGCAGGCGATACCGCCCTGGTGCAAGGCATCGTGACCTACAGGGAAGACACGGGAAGCGGCTTCTCCAATCTGTATATTCAGGACGATACGGCGGGCATTGTCGTCCGCGGCCAGAATATTACGGCGGAGCAAGGGGATAAGATCGAGGTGCAGGGCAGGCTTGAGCTGTACAACGGTCTCCTGCAGTTGAATAAGGAGCCGGGAGGCAGTCTCCGAATGGTGGAGCCGGGCTTGCCTCTGCCGGCGGCAAAGCCGATCACCTCGGCGGATTTTGCCCAGGAGGCCGGGAAGCAGTACGAAGGCCAGTTGGTGGAAGTCGCCGCGGCTGCGATCGACCGCAGCAGCGGCTCTACCTACTATGCCACTGACCAGCTTGGCGCAGGCATTGTCATTTACGCCAAAAACGTTCCCGCAGCGCTTGCGGTCAGCCGCACCTACGAGAGGATTGCCGGCGTCTTGTCCTATCATAGCTCGTACGGGTACCAGCTGATTCCGCGAGCATATGCGGATGTGGTGGAGACCGAGCTGTCCGTAACGGCCAGCCTGCCATCCGGGAATGTCGCGAAGGGCAGCGAGATTGCGCTCAGCACGCCGGCTTCCGGCGGCGTCATCTACTATACGCTGGACGGAACGGAGCCGACGCAGGCCAGCGCCCGCTACGCAGCGCCGATCGCGATCCAGGAGGATACGACGATCAAGGCCATCGTTGTGAAGGATGGAGCTATCAGTGCGGTCTATACGTTCACGTACAAGGTGCTGAAGGATACCGGCCATCTCCTGATCCACGATATTCAGGGCGAAGGCCATCGCTCTCCGTACGCGGATCAAGCCGTGACGGGCGTGGAAGGCATCGTGACGTTCAAGCGGGATAAGAGCAACTTCTACATTCAGGAAAGCAATCCGGACCGGTACAGCAAGGATGGCCGGGCCTCGGACGCCATTCTCGTCTATCACAAGGACAGCCCGGCGAAGGTCGGGGACCAAGTAAAGGTAGCCGGCGTAGTCAAGGAATATAAGGAAAAGACGTATTCCAGCAATCCGGTCGATCTGACGACGACGGAAATCGCGGCATCGAGCGTGGATATTATTTCGCATGATCAGGATCTGCCTCCTCCTGTTGTGCTGGGGAAGGATCGAATGATTCCGCCATCGATCATTACGGACGGCTATCAATTGACGGATGCTTATTACGATCCGGAACGCAATGCGCTTGATCTGTACGAGAGCCTGGAAGGGATGCGCGTCATGATCGAGAACCCGGACATTATCGGCCCTTATAAATATGAAATTCCGGTCAGCGTGCGGCAGGAGGGCAGCCATCCCGTCGTGTCTCCGGCGGGCGGCCTCGTGCTGACCGAGGGTAGCCTCAATCCGCAGCGCGTGCTGGTATCCCTTGACTATATGACGCCGAAGCCGAATCCGGTCGTCAAGACGGGCGATCGATTTACAGAGCCGCTTATCGGCGTCATCGCCTACTCCTTCAGCAATTATAAGCTGCTGCCGGAACGGCTGCCGGAGGTGGAGAGCGGCAAGGGAAAGCCTGCGGTGACGAGTATCGTGGCGGACAGCGAGAAATTGACAATCGCTTCCTTCAATGTCGAAAATTATTGGAACGATCCGAGCACGAAGGGCAAAGAGAAAACCCGCAAAATCGGAGACGTTATTGTGCGCAACCTGAAGTCCCCGGATATAATCGGATTGATGGAAGTACAGGACAATAACGGGGACACGGATAATGGCGTTGTCGATGCAAGCCGCAACTATGACGCGATTATCGGGGCGATTCAAGCGGCCGGCGGGCCGGTCTATCACTATACGGATATCGACCCGGAGGACAAAATGGACGGGGGCGCGCCGGGAGGCAATATTCGCGTCGGGTTCCTGTATAATCCGGAGCGGGTGACGCTGGCCAACAGCCAACAGAATGCGAAGGGCGACGCGAAGACCGCCGTTCGTTACGGTCCGGACGGGTTAACGTACAATCCGGGACGGATTGAGCCGGCGAACGAAGCGTTCGACAGCTCGCGCAAGCCGTTGGCCGCCGAGTTCCTGTTCCGGGGCGAGCGGGTGCTGGTCATCGCCAACCACTTCAACTCGAAGGGCGGCGATCATGCGCCGTATGGAGGCATTCAGCCGCCGCAGCGCTCGAGCGAAGTGCAGCGGGCGAAGCAAGCCGCGCTCGTTCACAGCTTCGTGAGCGAAGTGCTGACCCACAATCCGCAGACGAACGTCGTGCTGATCGGGGATTTGAATGATTTCCAATTCTCCGACACATTGCGGGTTGTCGCGGGGAATGAATTGTTCAATCTGGTAGACGGACTGCCGGAAGCCAGGCGCTACTCTTATATTTATGAAGGCAACTCGCAGACGCTGGATCATATTTTGGCCGATAACAAGCTGGCCAAGCGGGCAGAGCTGGACATCGTGCATATCAATGCCGATTTCATGGAAGCGCATGGACGGGTGAGCGATCATGATCCGCTGCTCGCTCAGCTTCAGTTCGGCAAGCCGGATGACGAAGAATTCCAGTTGAGGCTGCTTCATACAAATGATACGCATGCGCATCTGGACAGTGTGCCGCGCCGTATTACGGCCATTAAGGAAGCGCGTGGGGGCGCGGATCATTCCCTTCTTCTCGATGCGGGCGATGTCTTTTCCGGCACGCTGTATTTCAACAAGTATGAAGGTCTGGCGGATCTGGACTTCATGAACCTGGTCGGCTACGATGCGATGACCTTCGGCAATCATGAATTCGATGCCGGGCCGGCGAAGTTGGCGAACTTCATCAAGCAGGCGAAATTCCCATTCGTCAGCTCCAATATCGATTTCGACAAGGAGCCGGAGCTGCAGGGCATGTTCCAGCATGAGATAGGCCATCCGGGAGCGGAAGCGAGCATTTACCCGGCGATTATCCTCGATGTCGATGGCGAGAAGGTCGGTGTATTCGGCTTGACGACGGAGGATACGGCATTTCTGGCTTCTCCGGGCGAGCATATCGCCTTCCGCAATTACGCGGAGAGCGCCCGGGCAACGGTGGCCATGCTGCGCGAAGAAGGAATCGACAAAATTATTGCGCTGACCCATCTCGGTTATGAAGTCGACCGGGCGCTGGCGGAGAGCGTGGAAGGCATCGATATCATCATTGGCGGCCATTCGCATACGAAATTAACGGAGCCGGCCGTCATCGAGCGGGCAGACGGCGAACGGACCTTGATCGTCCAGACCGGCGAATACGGCCGGTACCTCGGCGAGCTGGATGTCACCTTCGACCGCAACGGGGCATTGACGGACTGGAGCGGCAAGCTGACCGATATCGATGCGAAGGATGCCTCGGGCCAATATGTCTTTGCCGACGATGCGGAGGCCGCGGCGAAGCTGGCCGAGTACGCCGGGCCGCTGGAGGAATTCAAGAAGCAGGTCATCGGCAAGACGAAGGTATTCCTGGACGGCGAACGCGGCAGCGTGCGCAAGCAGGAGACGAATCTGGGCAATCTGATTGCCGACAGCATGCGCGCGAAGGTGCAGCGTCTGCTGAACGAGACCGGCGTTAAAGGGTATGTAACGATACAAAATGGCGGCGGCATTCGGGCCTCGATCCAGGCGGGCGATATTACGCTGGGCGATCTGCTGACGGTCATGCCGTTCGGCAACAATCTGTCCGCCGTGAAGATGACGGGCGAGGAAATTATCGCTGCCCTGGAGAACGGCGTCAGCGGCGTGGAGACGGGGCAGGGACGCTTCCCGCAGGTGTCGGGCATGCGCTTCTATTACGACTCCACGAAGAAGGGCGAGACGGTCGACGCCGTGACCGGCGAGGTGACGCAGAAGGGCGAGCGGATCGTCAAAGTGCAGGTGAAGAATGACGACGGCACCTATGCCGATATCGATCCGCAAGGCTATTACATCGTGGCGACGAACTCGTTCATGGCGGACGGGGGCGACTTCTACCGCTCGATGAAGCAGGCGAAGAACGACGGCCGCTTCTATGAGCTGAACATTGTCGATTATGAAGTGTTCATCGAGCATCTAGATCGCATCGGCATCATCAACGCCGGGGTGGAAGGGCGGATTACCGATCTGAAGGGCGGCAAGCTGCCGGAAGAGCCCGGCCCGAATCCGAATCCGAATCCGGGCCCGGGGACAGGTTCAGGCTCCGGATCAAGCTCCAGCTCGGATTCACCCTCGAATCCAAGTCCAACGCCAAGTCCGAAGCCTGCCGAAGATAAGCCGGGAACCGTAACGGCGACACCGGAAAAGCTGGCCGCTATCGGAGGCGGCGCCATTGTCTTCGAGATGCCGGCCGGGACTGGCGAAGTGAAGTTCCCGTCCAATACGTACGGGCTGCTGCTTCAGAACAAGCTGGAAGTGAAGTCGGAGCATATCTCGATCGAGATCCCTGCCGAATTGATGAAGCAGCTAATCAACAAATGGACGGACAACGAGAAGCAAGGCTCCGTCATCTCCTTGAAGCTGGCGCCGCTCGCGAAGGAAGCGGCGAACGAGAGAATCGCCAAGGCCGAGAGGGCATCCGGCATGAAGGTGAGGCTATCCGGCGATATGTACGAACTTGGCCTGATGATCACGCTCGCGAACGGAACGACGGAGAAGCTGACCTCCTTCGATCAGCCCGTTGTGCTTCGGCTCACCGCTGATTCGGGCTTCAAGCCGAGACGGGCAGGGATATATGCTGTCTCCGGCAGCGGAACGGCCACGCAGGCAGAGGGAGACTATGATCGTGTCGAGATGGCTGCACTTATTCGCGAGTTCGGCACCTATGCGATCCTGGAAATGACGAAGCCGTTCGCCGATCTGCCTTCCGGCCATTGGGCCTACGGCGTCATTCAAGAGCTTGCGCTGAAGCGGATCATAAGCGGCACCAGCGCTACGAAGTTCGAGCCGGCCCGGGCCATTACGCGGGCGGAGTTCACCGCGCTGCTGGCGCAGGCGCTGAAGCTGAGAGGGACGGGCGGCAAGGCATTTGCCGACGTCGACGCGGATGCATGGTACGCTGCGCCGGTCGCGGCGGCGCATGAGGCGGGGATCGTCAGCGGCAAGAGCGCGAACCGCTTCGACCCCGCGGGCGCAGTTACCCGGGAAGAGATGGCGGTCATGCTGGTCAAAGCTTATGAAGTGAAGACAGGCAAGAAGCTTGCCGTCAACGCGAAGCGGACATTCAGCGATGCGGACCGGATTTCTCTCTGGGCTGTCGAGCATGTGAACGCCGCGGCCGGGGTTGGCTTGATGAAGGGGCGGGCGACAGGGCGGTTCGTTCCGGGAGCAGAGGCGAATCGGGCGGAAGCTGCGCAAGCCATTTACAATTTGCTAATCGATAACTAA
- a CDS encoding IS110 family transposase, producing MDAVRECCCGLDVHQKTVVACILYGDLESKPKKVIESFGTTTTELLRLQDWLNAHECKEVAMESTGVLWKPVWNILESSCYLVLANAKQIKNTPGRKTDKKDAEWIAQLHRCGLIQPSVVLPQHLRDLRDLTRYRLRIVVTIASEKNRIHKILQDGNIKLTSFMSDLFGVSGRLLLEKLMDGEVLVEDDVRELVKTKLKTKVPQLVEALNGQLRRHHRVMMRAHWKHLLFEEAELQEIESLIDEQLEPYRKEIECLDSIPGIDKSCASAIFAEMGPDIATRFPTVEQFTSWAGVSPGNNESAGRKKSRKCLQGNKYLKRSITQAAWANYRSRNRIGEHFRRIRKRRGEKTASVATGHLLIKIIYAMMKEGTPYKEIDMQVRMSKQRTANFYVKKLQELGFALQLTENETS from the coding sequence ATGGATGCCGTACGCGAATGCTGTTGCGGATTAGATGTCCATCAAAAAACAGTAGTTGCCTGTATCCTTTACGGGGATTTAGAATCCAAGCCCAAGAAAGTCATCGAAAGCTTTGGAACAACAACTACCGAACTACTCCGACTTCAAGATTGGCTTAACGCACATGAGTGTAAAGAAGTAGCCATGGAGAGCACAGGTGTGCTGTGGAAACCGGTATGGAATATTTTAGAGTCTAGCTGCTATTTAGTGTTGGCAAACGCTAAACAAATCAAGAATACACCAGGGCGTAAGACAGACAAGAAAGATGCGGAGTGGATTGCACAACTTCATCGTTGTGGTCTCATTCAACCAAGCGTGGTGTTGCCGCAGCATTTGCGGGATTTACGAGATCTAACGAGGTATCGTCTGAGAATCGTGGTGACCATTGCTTCTGAGAAGAATCGTATCCATAAAATTCTTCAAGACGGAAACATCAAGCTTACGAGTTTTATGAGCGATTTGTTCGGCGTATCCGGGCGTCTGCTTCTGGAAAAGCTCATGGACGGAGAAGTGCTCGTAGAAGATGACGTACGCGAACTTGTCAAAACCAAGCTAAAAACAAAAGTGCCTCAGTTAGTTGAAGCTCTGAATGGTCAGCTACGGCGACATCATCGTGTTATGATGCGTGCACACTGGAAGCACCTGCTGTTCGAGGAAGCAGAACTGCAAGAAATTGAATCATTAATCGACGAACAGCTTGAGCCTTATCGAAAAGAGATTGAGTGTTTAGACAGCATTCCCGGAATTGACAAGTCTTGCGCTTCCGCTATATTTGCAGAAATGGGGCCGGATATCGCCACGCGTTTTCCCACGGTCGAGCAATTCACCTCATGGGCAGGGGTGTCTCCAGGTAATAATGAGAGCGCGGGGCGCAAGAAAAGCCGGAAATGCCTGCAAGGGAACAAGTATCTGAAACGTAGCATAACGCAAGCGGCATGGGCAAATTACAGGTCAAGGAATCGAATAGGTGAGCACTTTAGACGGATACGGAAACGACGAGGCGAAAAAACAGCAAGCGTAGCAACCGGACATCTCTTAATTAAGATCATTTATGCCATGATGAAAGAAGGAACGCCATACAAAGAAATAGACATGCAGGTACGCATGTCTAAACAAAGAACAGCTAATTTTTACGTAAAGAAACTCCAAGAGCTGGGCTTTGCACTTCAACTAACTGAAAACGAAACAAGCTAA
- a CDS encoding RNA 2'-phosphotransferase → MTRRDIDVFKLSKEISYALRHAPWEYELELDEEGWVSLEQLLQTLRLDQRWESVNEQDIHNMMEAADKQRFEVAEGKIRALYGHSVPRKIVKQAETPPPVVYHGTARRFAAQILKEGLRPMGRQYVHLSADKETAMLVGKRRDAAPVLLKVDAETARNEGIMFYPGNHTIWLADFIPPKYISIE, encoded by the coding sequence ATGACGAGACGGGATATAGATGTGTTCAAATTAAGCAAGGAAATATCGTATGCGCTGAGGCATGCGCCTTGGGAGTATGAATTAGAATTGGATGAGGAAGGCTGGGTAAGCCTGGAGCAGCTGCTGCAGACGCTTCGCCTGGACCAACGATGGGAGTCTGTCAATGAGCAGGATATCCACAATATGATGGAGGCGGCGGACAAACAACGGTTTGAGGTTGCGGAGGGGAAGATTAGAGCGTTATACGGTCATTCCGTGCCCCGCAAAATCGTCAAGCAGGCGGAGACTCCTCCCCCGGTGGTGTATCATGGAACGGCGAGACGCTTTGCAGCGCAAATCTTGAAGGAAGGACTCCGGCCGATGGGGAGACAATATGTCCATTTATCCGCTGATAAAGAGACAGCCATGCTGGTCGGGAAACGAAGAGACGCTGCCCCGGTGTTGTTGAAGGTGGATGCCGAGACGGCCCGGAACGAAGGGATTATGTTTTATCCGGGCAATCATACGATATGGCTGGCGGACTTTATTCCTCCCAAGTATATATCCATAGAATGA